Genomic segment of Bemisia tabaci chromosome 9, PGI_BMITA_v3:
cgttggctatgttgaatattgcgtaatATCCTTCtaagcaggggttggatggaatgactcctttaacgaaatgttcacctgtgccatggtatcatttttgaagcgggaagctcaaaaaaacgcaaattttttacgcaaattgtgaagtaagaaGTGCATTCCAGACTTTGACGATGCGCTCATCGTTATTTTTGAGATactttctatgagtaacaactcttatttttgctctagcaaaagtttgcgacaggCCCATTGTAAACTAGTACTTTTAAGGACAAATTgtgcggaaaaaataaaaatcagggtAATGTTCTACCTTGTAAGGCATAATCAAGTATTTATAATCAGCGTCTTCTGCATACTGGAATCTGGATGTTTGTGCCATTTGTTTGACCTTGATTGTTTTATCTTTAGTGAGGTAGAAGTCTGCATCACGGGTATCATGGTGCTTGAAAGGATGTGCCCATTTGCCTTTGAAGTAAATGGCATTCAAAAGTACCAGCTTTGCATCGCCACTTAGGTCATctgaaataatcaaaacacTTCCATCAATATCAAATGaaaaactttagaaaattgttTCCGGGGTAAAAACAATGGAGTGAACTAAAGTAATTTGCAAGATGATAGTGGTTTCTTGAACATcacaatgaaaaaattctgcacTGTTAGGAAATTTCAGCCTGCTGCAAAGTCCAGAATTGCTGTGGTAGGGTAGAACGACTTATCAACAGTAAAACCAACAGACCaagtatctcagtttgcgacattgtaaacttcctgtcatactttattttttaaatggaaaactactcgacgtcaattcttgaaaatttccgtattttttcctctctatgccagaaaaactctggaaaaatttcaaaaaatgatattgatttgttctccttcagaatattaaatgggagaggaaatttttgaacacccCAAACAAAGTACAtggtctagtagtttcaccatcgatatgagccttcagacaatgcaaaattttctttgatgaaatttgaattttcaggaaaatctgtgaatgattttcttaaaatttttcagggaattttactcgagatcagatctaaattatctgaaaatttcaagagaaaatattcgaaACTATCCTcgaatgtaaacattttttcggagaaaatttgagaactctcaaatgttcatgcagcatttttccttagcacagcaagGAATACTTCCAAAGATTTTGAGAACCTCTTTATCTTACCACGACAATAATGTTGCATACTTAATTGAAGAAGGAGACATTAGTCATCACAATTCTCCCTCACGATCATAAAACTGTCAAGTAAATgtgagaaaagggaaaaatttctCCCCCATGGAAAATATTGAATGCAGTTCCCAGATGTTTCCAAGCTGCCCAATTCGGCCTTTAATCCATAAGACTACTCCGGTATTTCATCATTCAAAAGGGTGTCTTCTAAAACGCTCTTAGAAAAATTATGCtttgcaaatttaatttttttctctacaaCAACAAAAACTAATTTCAAGGACCTACTTAGTGGGGAAACTTAGTGCCTAAGTACTTTTTGTACCCTATTATTCAATGTTctgttttctgaaaaattccaacGAAATAATGATTTCATTTTATATCACGAAAGGTATCAATTACAACCTACAGCTCTATAGCTAGTTTAGCTTCCTCAAACCAGGTCAACCATCATTTGTTTTGGAAAAGAAATGACAGTTGAACTGGTACAAGTCGGCCCATGTAAGAACGCTCTTCTTTTTGGTTTTCGACATATTTTTCGAGTATTTACCTGCTTTAATGAGATCCTTGATCAACTTCTCAGTTTTGGATTCTACCCAGGAGTTGATTGTTTTGGCAGCTTCTACCTTCTTTGTGAAATCTAACTGGCTGACGGTGACATTGAAGTACTTTTGACCTTTTTCGACAAATTCTTTCTTGAGTTCTAGGTCTTTTGCAACATACCCTGTGTtggcaattttaatttctggaACCTGAGGCAAAGAAATAATCAAATTATACAAAACTTATGGaggctttcttttttttgtttgttttttttcctctcttttcaaaatttataattATAGAAATAGAAAGACCCAAGATAATGGTGAAGTAAAAGtgaagaattaaaataaaacagagCTACATGTTGACAGACTAAGCTTAACTGCATTTCATGCTGTTTGATATTCTCTCatatttgtttcttctttttttatttttttttttattatcataaTTGGAGAACTAAACTACTTTGTGCCTTAAGACTTACTGAAAATTTATCTCAGATTATTAAGAGtaatcttgcaaaatttcaagctttGGCATTGCTTCATTTTCTGCTTCAAAAATATAACATAGAGAAACTTAAGCTATGTCTCATGTAATTACTCAGGTACATTGATTTTTGTCAAATCCATCCACTTATAATACTTAGAGCCTAACATCAAGGTGCAAAGCAAAATTTATTCTGTTGTTACGTTTTCTAAGCAGAGAAAGTTGATAATAAACTGAATCTCACAGCTCTTAAAGCTCATTTCAGAGAATTGCAAAAGAGaaagattttccaaaattctgaaGTTGATTATTATTGTCACTTAACTTTAACTTCATACGATAAAACTATGTATGGTCATAACAAACAGTTGGAACCGATAAATGCAATTCTTCTGCATCTCAATTTACTTCATTGTATACATTGCAAAAATATACCACATAGTTTGGAAACAAATTTGTGACTCAAACATTTGGAAGATTACCTCTAGGTGGGAAGTGAACTTTTGGAAATTAGCGAGTGTCTCAAGTTGTTTGTTGTCTACTCCAAAGAGAGATTCCAGCTCAGAAGCAGTTTGGCCACCAGCACCGGCATACAGAAGACCCAGGAGGATCTGAGCGCTTGGAACGCAGATGACAGAGTTCTCATCTTTGCCGTGCAGTTGCTAGAAAATCAAGAGAATAGAATTAGACCATCAGTCTTTTAATTTTGCATGCATAGATAATAACAGAAATGAGTCAGTAAATTTTAAGGacgaatttcatgaaatcttttgatttaagtagaCTTCAGTTCCAGGcaaataaagaatttgaatCACAGAGAGCTTGATTCTCttttttaaactaaattttTAATTAGTTCACCATGttctaaacaaaattttgatgagaaaatatgtattGTCATACATAGTTTCTTACTATGTCGAGGGGTCTAAGAATTCAATAATTAATATATTAACTTTTCTAAGCTGACCAATCACTGTTGAACATGAGTTTGCTGgtgagaaaaaagaggagttaaggtgatttgtcaagctcaagtgacgtggtcgaactggcatgcgatatatcgcatcttttaggtcaaaaatttcggcagattttgaatttttagcaaaaaaaatagGATGATAGCCCCTgtgcatgagcctgaagaatcatgcTAAACCcacaaatcggcaaaattccgagaaatgaaagcaggatagtgtttggaaaaaaaccttgcattcgattcagctatcgatttctgtatcgaatgcgaggttttttaccaaacactatcctgctttcatttctctgaattttgccgatttttaggattagaatgattcttcaggctcatgcacAGGGGCTATCATCCTATTTtgttttgctgaaaattcaaaatctgttgagatttttgacctaaaagatgcgatatatcgcatgccagttcgaccgcgtcacttgagcttgacgaatcaccttacggagaaaaataaaccaagtattttttttttttttttcaatgatcatactttaaatttcaaaacataCTCAAGCTGATGGATCCAGGGTGGCAGTTCCAGCAGTTACTAATTTTGTTTGTACCTATCGATTGTCAAATTTATGCTAGTGCTAGCTAGTACTATTCTACCACCTTGTTTTTACTATCTTTATCCAAGGAATAGGGTAttagaaaaggaaggaaaaacagACTTTAGGGACCTAAAAAGCTACTGCTCGATAGCTCTTTAGATCGCCAAattctatttttcctctttttctaatACCCTATTCTTTGGATGAATGTAGTTAAAACAAAGTGGTAGAATAGTCCGAGGTCCAAACAATCCTGCAAGGACATCACagtcaaaaaaatttcgaaaattctcattcgaattaaaaatttcaactctaGGTCTTTATTCAGATGAATTGTCCTTGACTCTCCCCAGAATGGTGGGCCACCTTGTTACTTACGGTCGGGCCAAATTTCTAATGTCTCCTTTCATGCCGTTGTTAAAATTCtggtaacaaaaaaaaaaataatcataccTTTCCAAGTTTTGCTTCAATGTCATTGACACTCTGGACGAAGTTTTTGAAACCAACATCACTGACTTCCGTTTGATTGGCTTTTGCCATTATGACTAGAAAATTTAGACAGATTGTCAACAGCAAATAACAGGCTGGAACAAACAAGagatggaaaattaaaaatcatgagATTTTAAGCACTACAAACAAATCGTTAGCAAAATAAGTTTACGCGCTTGTAAACTGAGACAGAGGAATGTATAGCGCCTCTTTTACACGTAAAGTAAATGATAGAACCAAGATGGCAGATCTTCTGGCGCAGTCTACTAGCTTGTAAACTTATGAAGCGAGGACTCTACATGGATATCTACTTATCAAAATACATGTAGACAACAAATTTGCCTGTGAGCATACAGTGGCATTCAACCAAACGTAGTGATGTCTGGGTGATATCAAAATGATATTATTCGGATGTCGAAATGACATCACTATTACATCAGATCGTATCAGAGTGATGTCAGACCACTCAACAACTCTGTGACATCAGACAGACACTACAATGATTTGATAAAGAAGCCGTATGATGTCAAGATGATGATGTCATTATGACTCACTTTTACTACAGGTTACCTGTGGCCCTCTACTAAATTTTCTCCATGTATGCAACCCTGCGCCTGCGGTGACTGCACAATGCCTTATACCATTACAAACATCATGTATCCAGCTGACAGGCAGCTGATCGGAAGGAATGCTATTGCAATTCACACTAATTTAATTtcacatggacaagaaaaagagagaatcgTACCTGAAGCGTTCATGCAAGAAACATTAAATTCGGTGGACCTCTTGTTATCTATGACTTCGGAGGAAAATCAACACCAAAAACAGATTGTATCACACTATGAGCTTAGTGGAAAGCTGCGAGTATGATAATGGGCCGGGGTTTGATCGACACTGATAAGAGTTATTAGGAACTGACAAATAAGTAGATGGAATGTGGTGACAGATAATTTAAAGCTTTCACATAAACTGAAATTGTGATAAGAGAAAACTCCCTGAGTAAGTGAACCACTACGAAAAAGGTAACGTCAAGGTAAAAACAATACTGTGTGGGCGTCGTGCGCGATGTGCGATGTGATCTTGAGTTTCCTTTCAACGATTTGCAACTAGTTATTTTGCCGGGTGGGTGCATCCGCTCAgccttgaaactttaaaagcattCATGAGGCAGCTCCACGTAGTGAACAAAACTTTGCGATTATTCTTGCATGACTCATTCCGATGTTGTCTAGTAGTCACAATAAAAGAAAATCtgtaaggaaaataaaatgtttttttcgaGATACTAGACAACTTGTTACTTATCATGCTCTTTGCCTCTTTGCCGAATGAAGGAATCTGACTGCAATTTGCTCCATTCCTTGTTGAAGTTCAAGTAGATTTGGTCCAAAGTTTTTGTTGTAAACAACGTCGAGCTTTCCGCCTCTTATCAATCACCATAGAGTACCTTATCACCGCCAATAATCACCGCACTTCAACGTTATCACTTTCTTGCTCGTGGATTTTGACTCGAACGCCGAATCATCACCGACTTGCAAGTAAGTTTCACTCCAAAAACCATCGCTtctttctttcagttttttcgTCAGTCGCCGaataaatactcaaaatttctGGGTAATAGAATTTTTACTAATCTTTTCCTCAATTTTGGGTCCCACCTACGTACTTCTAATCTCGTCATCAAAACCCCAGACTTCAactaacttcaaaatttaatgtaacGTTATTTCTCTATCTCCGTTACTGTTTGCTATTTCAAGTTTGCGTTTGGATATCCACAGGCCACTTTATATATTTCAACGCTCTTCTCAGTTCATAGTAATGGTTGTTCGGTCTAAGGCAGTAAGACAGGTGGCTTGGCGCACTAGAGGCCACTGTGCATAAGTTTCTAATATTGCATGATCATCAAATCATCCCCCTTTTagcttaaaaaagaaaactgtgaATCATCCATCATAAAGTTAAGGAAAAAACACTGAAGGtcgtcaccttcccggcaaagtatcacaagcgccatttttaccgaaattgagttatgaatagttccgaaataacgagatgcatttacatacgaaaataatcattttttttacaacaaatatgtagaaatatgaataaaagtcgattaaagttgatgtactttcgtatcacaagcgccatttgggagaaaagtatcacaagcgccaagttcgGCAACCGCCTACCTTTCtgattgttttacaatttttgtcacggCAGTCTTCGGAATGACttgaaactaaattattttcgcatgtaattacatctcgttatttcgaatataatattttttttagactaaatataaataaatatttaaaatactccATTGAAGTTGACGaactttcgtatcacaagcgccatgtaagagaaaagtatcacaagcgccaagttggGAATAATCGCTCATCTTTGAGATtgattttcgatattagtatcaaCAACTTTTGGAATGACTTGGAGCGATTCGTCACTtttcggccgaagtatcacaagcgctatttttattaaagttgagttatgggtagttttgaattaataagatgcatttacatacgaaaataatatttttttttagattaaaaatgaagaaatatggaaaaaactccgttaaatttgatgggctttcgtatcacaagcgccaatagATTCTCAGAGTGCCCCGAGAAGccgatatcacaagcgccaattttcaaagaaaaacccgttttttctaaagaaattttattaaaattcgaaGCAGGGAGGTGTGCTGGATCtatatttcaagtttcaagccaAACATCCGTCTTTTACGGTcgcaattcagttttttgtgtctcttgaaaagttggcaaagtggcgcttgtgatactttgccgggaaggtgacgGTATGTTGAATACCGTATTTCAGTTCCTCCTCATTCAAATTTTCCTCTATGAGGAAAGTCAGAACGCAAgtatttcattgataatttgaGGATGAATTCTTTACGGTATGAAGTTGAATACAGCTATGACAGGTACTCTCTTCTTACGAGTAAACCGAAAAGAAGCTGATAAATTGTATGAAGACAAACTGAAACACTGTGTTTCATTCACCAACCATGCGGCATGCTTTTTCTTCTTATGGATGTCTCATAACTTTGGAAGTATACatggtgatccagggttaaacgaccagactgcaggagccgaaacacccccaaaccctCTCTGTAAAttgagattttgattttttttatcatttaggTATAAActcagggcataaaagtacaggagagttcaaattttcatggaatttggTTCACAACCATTGCCtaaattcagggaaaacgatTTACACTCCGAAATTTTGGGAGAACATTAGGtccgactgggggcacttttggaaaaactttatacaacaaaaaagtgtTTTTGTTTTACCCATACTCAGAACACGCTCCTgtagtctggccgtttaaccctggatcaccctgtataggttTAAATCAAAGGTATATCTACTGAATGGCTTCCTTCGATGTTTAGTCACAGCACATCTCATCTTGAAATCGCATGTAAGGTggccaaaaaattcaattttcagcccTGGTTTCCTTGAGATAGGCACGTAGTACCTACTTgggtttaattttaaaagctcatcatGCTCTGATTGCTGTAAGGAAAATTATATCGAATAATACTAAAAAGTCTGTGCAGAATCTCTCGTAATGGAAACGGAATTTTTTGGCGTTAAATTTTATGCCAAAAATCCTTTCGCTCAGTTTCACtcaatttgtaatttttagctTGCTGATTGTTACAGGATGACTCTTGATGGTAAACCAGGGAAGACCGATTTCATTCCATCGGTTAATAACAAGTGAGTTTCCTCTTTTCATATCCTGCATTCGTCCATTCATCTTCTATCTTAGTTGGCAATATTCACATGTGCTTCGCAGAATTGTATTTATCTTTTCAACTTCAGATAACCCCTTATCTTGCTGTCTTTCATGCGAgtaatttttccttagcagcAGCTTGATAGAAACTCAATCTCTCCTCTCACTTTCTCTACAAGGTTGAAAACTGAGAAATTAGCGAAAAAGATATGAAAAACAAATCTTAAATAAGACCATTTCTTATCAAATACTTATAATTATGTTCTTAAATTTCACTTCTTCTTGATAACCTTGCAGAAATCATAAATACATTACCAAAAAAAAGCGAAAGAAGTCTAGACATTGATTATGGTTGTTTAAATCATTTACATGGAATCAATGTAGTGACTAACAACCTAGTTAAGTTCCAATTATGGCTGAATAGCTAATTTTGTTTGTACTTGCAGACACTAGTGTCGCATCCATGCAACGCTCTAAGTTTTTCATCCATCCTTTTCTTACCCATTTCTTCCAtctctctcttaaattctcagttTTCAACTTTTCAGGCCTTAAGCCGCTTTTTACAACTTATCAGAACAACCATCTAATTAATCTAATCAGTGTAACGACAAGCTGATGCAATGCGAACCGTTTCTTGCTCATGCTCATCCACACCTTGTAAGGGCTGGAGAGTAATCTCTCCAGCCCATAGGTTCGCATTGCATCAGCTTGTCGTTGCACTGATTAGATTAATTAGATGGTTGTTCTGATAAGTTGTAAAAAGCGGCTTAAGGCCTGAAAAGTTGAAaactgagaatttaagagagagaTGGAAGAAATGGGTAAGAAAAGGATGGATAAAAAACTTAGAGCGTTGCATGGATGCTACAACTCGTATTACCAGAGCCAGATTAGGCAAGTGCATTAAGTGCACAGGTGTACTGGGCGccaaattattataatttttattatttttctttataatttaTTAGAATTACGAGTATGATGTCTTCGCTGAGAAGATGACTGTCtcaaaatatatataatttGTCTGTCTCAAAATAATAACCTATTAAAttattctgttttttcttttttcttttttttttgggggggggggggggtattttttgCCAATGCAGGGGGGGGGAGGAGCGAAAAAATGTCTACACTTGGTGCAAAAAACCTAAATCCAGTTCTGCAAGTCACACAGTCTTTGCACGATTAACCTCAGCTTTACCAAGCAAGTCAAAATGGGTAGGCCCTGTGGCTCATAAAAATGTCCGTCATTTTCCGATTTTGGCACCTACAATGGTTAAATGAACCACAAAAACACTCTAGAATCGGGTTCTaacgagtttttgaaaaaaaaataaataattgtgaTCATGGGCAATTTTTATTCATCGCTACCCTGAGAATTCCCCAAGAGTCGGCCTCGCActgtgatgcgccttcaatccggctagCGGCAATATGTCTACAACCGTGGTTGAATAGTTATCTCGCcacgcctgccgtgaatgaatGCAAACAATCGACAGCTGCTTGCAAAATAAACGTTTTCATCACCGATTGCAACCAcatctcatattttattttctatcaaTGTTTTTTGTCTGAAATAGTTGCACACAGTTTTAATGAGGTTCCTGGGAATTCTCCGtgatgatttgaaaaaaaacccagaaaacTCAACGCGATATTTTTGTTCCTTCTGGGTATTACACTATTTtttaaatcaggaaaaaattaatggcGGTTCAAGTATCTGAGcttaaattatgataaaaaccgAGAAGATAGTTAAAAACAATGATGCGTAGTCTTAGTTTCGCGCCAGCAAGAATACGGAGCTCAGTTCAGTCTACTTTACAGTGTGACACACCTCCATTCCGGCTGGCGGCAatatgcttacacccgtggtcaaatagttatCTCATTACGCCTGAATTCAAATATTGAGCTGCACGCGAAAAAGACTGTATTTTTTATTACATACGCGGCTACTCACGTGTTATTTTCAatcattgttttttaaaaagctacacacagttctTACAAAGAGTTTCTGGGAATTTTCCAGAATGGTTTTAAAGAAACAAATAACAGAAAATTTCGAGTTCGCTctattttctgtttcttttttcattaattaggtATTAAGAAATCTTGGAGACAATGAAGATGGTTGAAAGTTGATAAGTTGCTTTAAATTATCcattctttcatattttatattttctaatATTTCCTACTTCTTATATCTTCGTACCCTCTTTTTTTCCCGAAGAGatattgtaaaataaaaactgtagtACCCAACGCAGCCACTGCTGCCATTCCCCCACCAAACATTCCTGAATTGTAAGTACAGCTAACATGTACGCTCGTAACATGCACATTTTTGAAGTGCGGGATACAATCAAAT
This window contains:
- the LOC109041545 gene encoding antichymotrypsin-2 isoform X7 is translated as MATRNPTACYLLLTICLNFLVIMAKANQTEVSDVGFKNFVQSVNDIEAKLGKQLHGKDENSVICVPSAQILLGLLYAGAGGQTASELESLFGVDNKQLETLANFQKFTSHLEVPEIKIANTGYVAKDLELKKEFVEKGQKYFNVTVSQLDFTKKVEAAKTINSWVESKTEKLIKDLIKADDLSGDAKLVLLNAIYFKGKWAHPFKHHDTRDADFYLTKDKTIKVKQMAQTSRFQYAEDADYKYLIMPYKGSKLSMMIILPKDHETFEKKDISKANLSSLKFEEFRVQVQLPKFKIESTIDWIDILKEKIPTAFDGRANLQGISDTKLFVSKMIQKAFIKVDEEGTEAAAATAMAVEFFSMPIPEPPPKPFHVDRPFYYSVRAETASGSIDLFQGVAPMPHD
- the LOC109041545 gene encoding antichymotrypsin-2 isoform X5, translated to MATRNPTACYLLLTICLNFLVIMAKANQTEVSDVGFKNFVQSVNDIEAKLGKQLHGKDENSVICVPSAQILLGLLYAGAGGQTASELESLFGVDNKQLETLANFQKFTSHLEVPEIKIANTGYVAKDLELKKEFVEKGQKYFNVTVSQLDFTKKVEAAKTINSWVESKTEKLIKDLIKADDLSGDAKLVLLNAIYFKGKWAHPFKHHDTRDADFYLTKDKTIKVKQMAQTSRFQYAEDADYKYLIMPYKGSKLSMMIILPKDHETFEKKDISKANLSSLKFEEFRVQVQLPKFKIESTIDWIDILKEKIPTAFDGRANLQGISDTKLFVSKMIQKAFIKVDEEGTEAAAATVLVGVRASFSNSEIKEFLVKSPFYYALRFDRGFEHATLFQGAFTGRVKESSP
- the LOC109041545 gene encoding neuroserpin isoform X3; its protein translation is MATRNPTACYLLLTICLNFLVIMAKANQTEVSDVGFKNFVQSVNDIEAKLGKQLHGKDENSVICVPSAQILLGLLYAGAGGQTASELESLFGVDNKQLETLANFQKFTSHLEVPEIKIANTGYVAKDLELKKEFVEKGQKYFNVTVSQLDFTKKVEAAKTINSWVESKTEKLIKDLIKADDLSGDAKLVLLNAIYFKGKWAHPFKHHDTRDADFYLTKDKTIKVKQMAQTSRFQYAEDADYKYLIMPYKGSKLSMMIILPKDHETFEKKDISKANLSSLKFEEFRVQVQLPKFKIESTIDWIDILKEKIPTAFDGRANLQGISDTKLFVSKMIQKAFIKVDEEGTEAAAATAGVVRAKRMALEEQEFIIDRAFAFSIFLELPGTLGMNEKITLFGGFVKKPEFEEDSPSSFHDEL
- the LOC109041545 gene encoding alaserpin isoform X6 encodes the protein MATRNPTACYLLLTICLNFLVIMAKANQTEVSDVGFKNFVQSVNDIEAKLGKQLHGKDENSVICVPSAQILLGLLYAGAGGQTASELESLFGVDNKQLETLANFQKFTSHLEVPEIKIANTGYVAKDLELKKEFVEKGQKYFNVTVSQLDFTKKVEAAKTINSWVESKTEKLIKDLIKADDLSGDAKLVLLNAIYFKGKWAHPFKHHDTRDADFYLTKDKTIKVKQMAQTSRFQYAEDADYKYLIMPYKGSKLSMMIILPKDHETFEKKDISKANLSSLKFEEFRVQVQLPKFKIESTIDWIDILKEKIPTAFDGRANLQGISDTKLFVSKMIQKAFIKVDEEGTEAAAATAFFGVALSAYIEPKDPLKFVVDRPFYYKVQVDTTSEITHLFEGAVVHPYADT
- the LOC109041545 gene encoding alaserpin isoform X4, with translation MATRNPTACYLLLTICLNFLVIMAKANQTEVSDVGFKNFVQSVNDIEAKLGKQLHGKDENSVICVPSAQILLGLLYAGAGGQTASELESLFGVDNKQLETLANFQKFTSHLEVPEIKIANTGYVAKDLELKKEFVEKGQKYFNVTVSQLDFTKKVEAAKTINSWVESKTEKLIKDLIKADDLSGDAKLVLLNAIYFKGKWAHPFKHHDTRDADFYLTKDKTIKVKQMAQTSRFQYAEDADYKYLIMPYKGSKLSMMIILPKDHETFEKKDISKANLSSLKFEEFRVQVQLPKFKIESTIDWIDILKEKIPTAFDGRANLQGISDTKLFVSKMIQKAFIKVDEEGTEAAAATAMRITVKSVKALEPVEKRFKVDRPFYYVLSINWNKSRNSSELPRTFLFQGVVSEPNH
- the LOC109041545 gene encoding antitrypsin isoform X8, with protein sequence MATRNPTACYLLLTICLNFLVIMAKANQTEVSDVGFKNFVQSVNDIEAKLGKQLHGKDENSVICVPSAQILLGLLYAGAGGQTASELESLFGVDNKQLETLANFQKFTSHLEVPEIKIANTGYVAKDLELKKEFVEKGQKYFNVTVSQLDFTKKVEAAKTINSWVESKTEKLIKDLIKADDLSGDAKLVLLNAIYFKGKWAHPFKHHDTRDADFYLTKDKTIKVKQMAQTSRFQYAEDADYKYLIMPYKGSKLSMMIILPKDHETFEKKDISKANLSSLKFEEFRVQVQLPKFKIESTIDWIDILKEKIPTAFDGRANLQGISDTKLFVSKMIQKAFIKVDEEGTEAAAATAMMMCLMSAPYPQEDPKRFIVDRPFYYALRVDYGSTHAHLFQGAVRKPIV
- the LOC109041545 gene encoding alaserpin isoform X1, translated to MATRNPTACYLLLTICLNFLVIMAKANQTEVSDVGFKNFVQSVNDIEAKLGKQLHGKDENSVICVPSAQILLGLLYAGAGGQTASELESLFGVDNKQLETLANFQKFTSHLEVPEIKIANTGYVAKDLELKKEFVEKGQKYFNVTVSQLDFTKKVEAAKTINSWVESKTEKLIKDLIKADDLSGDAKLVLLNAIYFKGKWAHPFKHHDTRDADFYLTKDKTIKVKQMAQTSRFQYAEDADYKYLIMPYKGSKLSMMIILPKDHETFEKKDISKANLSSLKFEEFRVQVQLPKFKIESTIDWIDILKEKIPTAFDGRANLQGISDTKLFVSKMIQKAFIKVDEEGTEAAAATAMIASRGLVFPDETFICDRPFYYHVRADVGAENHIDLFSGVVIQPFFPDDETDSVSRDSMYEDSNCESAPEDSESRDEL
- the LOC109041545 gene encoding alaserpin isoform X2 produces the protein MNASACYLLLTICLNFLVIMAKANQTEVSDVGFKNFVQSVNDIEAKLGKQLHGKDENSVICVPSAQILLGLLYAGAGGQTASELESLFGVDNKQLETLANFQKFTSHLEVPEIKIANTGYVAKDLELKKEFVEKGQKYFNVTVSQLDFTKKVEAAKTINSWVESKTEKLIKDLIKADDLSGDAKLVLLNAIYFKGKWAHPFKHHDTRDADFYLTKDKTIKVKQMAQTSRFQYAEDADYKYLIMPYKGSKLSMMIILPKDHETFEKKDISKANLSSLKFEEFRVQVQLPKFKIESTIDWIDILKEKIPTAFDGRANLQGISDTKLFVSKMIQKAFIKVDEEGTEAAAATAMIASRGLVFPDETFICDRPFYYHVRADVGAENHIDLFSGVVIQPFFPDDETDSVSRDSMYEDSNCESAPEDSESRDEL
- the LOC109041545 gene encoding antichymotrypsin-2 isoform X9, with protein sequence MATRNPTACYLLLTICLNFLVIMAKANQTEVSDVGFKNFVQSVNDIEAKLGKQLHGKDENSVICVPSAQILLGLLYAGAGGQTASELESLFGVDNKQLETLANFQKFTSHLEVPEIKIANTGYVAKDLELKKEFVEKGQKYFNVTVSQLDFTKKVEAAKTINSWVESKTEKLIKDLIKADDLSGDAKLVLLNAIYFKGKWAHPFKHHDTRDADFYLTKDKTIKVKQMAQTSRFQYAEDADYKYLIMPYKGSKLSMMIILPKDHETFEKKDISKANLSSLKFEEFRVQVQLPKFKIESTIDWIDILKEKIPTAFDGRANLQGISDTKLFVSKMIQKAFIKVDEEGTEAAAATAIKMQLYSGIEHYDELKLFKVVHPFYYAILADVGSEKAHLFQGVVKKPII
- the LOC109041545 gene encoding alaserpin isoform X11 encodes the protein MATRNPTACYLLLTICLNFLVIMAKANQTEVSDVGFKNFVQSVNDIEAKLGKQLHGKDENSVICVPSAQILLGLLYAGAGGQTASELESLFGVDNKQLETLANFQKFTSHLEVPEIKIANTGYVAKDLELKKEFVEKGQKYFNVTVSQLDFTKKVEAAKTINSWVESKTEKLIKDLIKADDLSGDAKLVLLNAIYFKGKWAHPFKHHDTRDADFYLTKDKTIKVKQMAQTSRFQYAEDADYKYLIMPYKGSKLSMMIILPKDHETFEKKDISKANLSSLKFEEFRVQVQLPKFKIESTIDWIDILKEKIPTAFDGRANLQGISDTKLFVSKMIQKAFIKVDEEGTEAAAATAFEIVLDSLMVYHDEPKSFIAKRPFHFSILASVGSEKAQLFQGAVRKPIV
- the LOC109041545 gene encoding antitrypsin isoform X10: MATRNPTACYLLLTICLNFLVIMAKANQTEVSDVGFKNFVQSVNDIEAKLGKQLHGKDENSVICVPSAQILLGLLYAGAGGQTASELESLFGVDNKQLETLANFQKFTSHLEVPEIKIANTGYVAKDLELKKEFVEKGQKYFNVTVSQLDFTKKVEAAKTINSWVESKTEKLIKDLIKADDLSGDAKLVLLNAIYFKGKWAHPFKHHDTRDADFYLTKDKTIKVKQMAQTSRFQYAEDADYKYLIMPYKGSKLSMMIILPKDHETFEKKDISKANLSSLKFEEFRVQVQLPKFKIESTIDWIDILKEKIPTAFDGRANLQGISDTKLFVSKMIQKAFIKVDEEGTEAAAATAFIFKTKSGVEYFDDPKIFFVDRPFNYVILIPIGSEKAHLFQGAVINPTI